The sequence below is a genomic window from Streptomyces sp. B21-105.
CCAGGTGGTCCGCTCCGGGTCGAGGTCCAGCGCCGAGAAGAACTGGAAGTCCATCTTGGCGCGGCCGAGGTGCGGCAGCACCGTCCAGTCGAGGTCCTCCTGCTTGACGTCCGCCTCCCGCAGGGCCTGTTCGAAGGCCGTCCGCTGGCCGGTGTGCAGCCGGTCGATCAGCTCCGACATGCCCATCTCCTTCACCAGGCGGGCGCGGGGCTCCTCCACGCTGACCGGGGTCCGGGTCTCCAGCGGAGTCGCGGCGAAGGGATCGTCGCCGCGCCCCATCTTCTCCAGGGTCGGGTCGGACACCGTCACCAGAGCGCGCAGCAGCGCGAAGCCGTCCTCGGTGGACAGCACGATCGCGGTGCCGCCGTCCCCGAGCACGGTCCCCGGATCGCTGGTCCAGCGGTCGATGCCCGGCAGGCAGAACCGGTCGCCGGTGGTCACGAGGGCGCTGTGCCGGCGGGCGTCCGCGCGCAGATAGGCCACCGCCAGTTCGAAGGCGGCCATCCCGCCGTTGGACAGCTGCTCGACGGCCAGCGACAGGCACGTGTTGCCGACGGCCTCGCGCTGCACGTACGAGGCGGGCGCCCACAGGTCGTAGCCCTGGAAGTAGCTGCTGGCGTGCAGGACCAGGTCGATGTCCTGGGGCCCGGCGTCCGCATGGCGCAGCGCCTCCCGCGCGGCCCGGACCGCCATCTGCGGCCCGGCCTCCGTGCCGACGCACACCGACCGCATCCGGGTGCGCCGCACGGTCCATTCGTCGGTCAGCCCCTGCCGGACCGCCTCCTCGGCCGGCATGGCCGACGGCAGATGAAGTCCCACCCCGGAAACGAACACCTCTTTTGCTGGCACGACCATTTCCCTCCGCCCGACGGCATTCGGCCGTCGAGTCTGCACGGAACTGCTCGGGGGCGGCTCGACGCCGGACGGAGCCCGATTCCGTCCGCGGCTCTCGATCGAGGCTCAGGCGAACGTCGAATCCCCGGGCCCATATTGCGGCAGCGGGAAAGGCAGGAAAGGAAGGTACCGGATGCCCCTCACAGCGCAACAGCCGACTCCACCGGTCGCCCTCGTGTTCCCCGGTCAGGGTGCGCAGTACCCGCGGATGGCCGCGGGCCTGTACGGGCACGACTCGACGTTCACGTACTGGATGGACGAGGCGTTCCGGCTCCTGGCGCCGGACGGCCCGCGGCTGCGCCGCGCATGGCTCGCCGAGACGCCGTCGGCGGACTACGACGACGTGACGGTCGCCCAGCCGCTGCTCTACGCGGTGAACCACGCCCTCGGGCGGATGGTGCTCGACTGGGGTGTGCGTCCGGTGGCGATGCTCGGGCACAGCGTCGGCGAGGTCGCCGCGGCGACCCTGGCCGGGATCCTCGGCTTCGAGGACGGCATACGCCTGATGCGCGACCGGGTCGTGCACTTCGCCGACACCCCGCCCGGCGGCATGCTCGCCGTCGCGGCCTCCCCCGACGACGTCGCCGACCTGCTCGGCGAGGACGTCCACCTGGCCGCCGTGAACGCCGCCCGCCAGCTCCTCCTCGCCGGGGAGCGCGAGCCGCTCGCCCGGGCCGCCCGCGAGCTGGACGGACGGGGTGTCATCTGCCGCCCGGTGCAGGCCCGGCAGGCCTTCCACAGCCCCGCGGTCGACGACGCCGTCCGCGCGACCCTGCCCGGGTTCCGCGCGGTGCCGCTGCGCCGGCCGGCCTTCCCCTTCTACTCCGCCTACACGCCGGGCCGGCTCCCCGACCGGCAGGCGCTGGACCCCGACTTCTGGGCCTGGCAGGCGGCCCGGACCGTGTACTTCGCACCGGCGCTCACCG
It includes:
- a CDS encoding ketoacyl-ACP synthase III family protein; protein product: MGLHLPSAMPAEEAVRQGLTDEWTVRRTRMRSVCVGTEAGPQMAVRAAREALRHADAGPQDIDLVLHASSYFQGYDLWAPASYVQREAVGNTCLSLAVEQLSNGGMAAFELAVAYLRADARRHSALVTTGDRFCLPGIDRWTSDPGTVLGDGGTAIVLSTEDGFALLRALVTVSDPTLEKMGRGDDPFAATPLETRTPVSVEEPRARLVKEMGMSELIDRLHTGQRTAFEQALREADVKQEDLDWTVLPHLGRAKMDFQFFSALDLDPERTTWPWGSGVGHLGAGDMFAGLTHLTRTGALRPGQTGALVSAGGGFAWTVAVLEILSAA
- a CDS encoding acyltransferase domain-containing protein, yielding MPLTAQQPTPPVALVFPGQGAQYPRMAAGLYGHDSTFTYWMDEAFRLLAPDGPRLRRAWLAETPSADYDDVTVAQPLLYAVNHALGRMVLDWGVRPVAMLGHSVGEVAAATLAGILGFEDGIRLMRDRVVHFADTPPGGMLAVAASPDDVADLLGEDVHLAAVNAARQLLLAGEREPLARAARELDGRGVICRPVQARQAFHSPAVDDAVRATLPGFRAVPLRRPAFPFYSAYTPGRLPDRQALDPDFWAWQAARTVYFAPALTALLAAHDCLLLEAGPGDGLSRLARRQPRVIARHSFVQALLPGDRDDREAVDEVRRRLTLVAAGGRHDRPGH